A region from the Sulfurospirillum oryzae genome encodes:
- a CDS encoding class 1 fructose-bisphosphatase, with product MHEIYEAIKRSAIRIKEAIEFDDTGYSENINSTGDTQLKLDIKSDLIIEEEFTKVASIKEIVSEEKEDKTPLHVNGIYGIGYDPLDGSSLIDVNLSVGSIFGIYEGGYDGKHLKAAVYVVYGPRVELVIAEDDVKMYRLNKSGEFVFIKEIKLKEKGKLNAPGSTQMCWEPKHKALIDAIFADGYRLRYSGGMVPDLHQILLKGGGLFSYPATSDVPKGKLRMIFEVFPFAYVYEKAGGEAIDGKRRVLDLAPSHPHDTTPCFFGSHAEIERVRKCYE from the coding sequence ATGCACGAAATTTACGAAGCTATTAAGCGTTCTGCCATCCGCATTAAAGAGGCAATCGAATTTGATGACACAGGATACTCCGAAAACATCAACTCCACTGGCGATACACAGCTCAAGCTCGACATCAAAAGTGACCTTATCATTGAAGAGGAGTTTACCAAAGTAGCCTCTATCAAAGAGATCGTCAGCGAAGAGAAAGAAGATAAAACACCTTTACATGTAAACGGAATTTACGGCATTGGGTACGACCCACTGGATGGTTCAAGCTTGATTGATGTTAACCTAAGCGTTGGCTCCATATTTGGGATCTACGAAGGTGGATACGATGGTAAACATCTTAAAGCTGCTGTGTATGTTGTCTATGGACCACGTGTTGAACTCGTCATCGCAGAAGATGATGTCAAGATGTATCGCTTAAACAAAAGTGGTGAATTTGTCTTTATCAAAGAGATTAAGCTCAAAGAAAAAGGTAAACTCAACGCCCCTGGTTCAACCCAAATGTGCTGGGAGCCTAAGCATAAAGCGTTAATCGATGCTATTTTTGCCGATGGGTATCGCTTGCGTTACTCAGGTGGCATGGTACCAGACTTGCACCAAATCCTACTCAAAGGTGGTGGACTTTTCTCCTACCCAGCAACAAGTGATGTACCTAAAGGCAAGCTTCGCATGATTTTTGAGGTCTTCCCTTTTGCGTATGTGTATGAAAAAGCAGGTGGCGAAGCTATTGATGGAAAACGAAGAGTGCTCGATCTCGCTCCATCTCATCCACACGACACCACGCCATGTTTCTTTGGCTCGCATGCAGAGATAGAACGTGTTCGGAAGTGTTATGAGTAG